The following proteins are encoded in a genomic region of Arcobacter cloacae:
- a CDS encoding DEAD/DEAH box helicase gives METLEKRLDELYIQKTKIEEEIELLKEQIKQKNHLALIKKKFTKDEKIELFKSLFVARFDIYAKKWISRDGTKQGFYPVTATFQAEDYLPLTNKEIEEHLRGNVFLATYCINQNNMSKFIVFEIADEDKFKLQIALNSLNIKAYYELSSYNSLFVWIFLQEEISSKIAFNFALYLLKKANISSKTYPNKEFATKESLGNSIELPLHLKHRDKNRTVFIDVNTNKIYEDQWSVLANVSKVSKQIISNFADIPNSVSIEKSQKKIDFPLQTIEIILEDYIYIPTLKLSKSLISKLKSFATFENPQIKILLSLRKPLFNTPKYIRSFEENENYLMLPRGLKQTIEDFFNEFAVKYSFIDKRVYNQIETKKVTFNLRPEQNDAIKEIKKSDYSICVAPPGFGKTLLGAKIFEIRVCNTLIVVNKNMLLNQWIERFVDYFGYSKKDIGYLGKGHNKLNGIIDVATMQSLKNDSKIIENYSFVIVDECHHIPALTFEQIIKSFKGRYILGLSATPNRKDELQPILYQQLGEISYEYKKKRTHTNKLQIIRTEFVSNADNYATIINELCLDENRNNLIIDAIKTNIQRKILVLTDRIEHINILENLLQKQNIDYICVHGSQNKKEQVENMALVKTKSLILATTSYFGEGIDFPHLNTIMFVTPISYYGRLIQYLGRIGRGNQECLAIDFLDSKNAMLNSAYKKRLEGYKQMHYK, from the coding sequence ATGGAAACTCTTGAAAAAAGATTAGATGAACTTTATATTCAAAAAACTAAAATTGAAGAAGAGATAGAACTTTTAAAAGAGCAAATAAAACAAAAAAATCACTTAGCTTTAATCAAAAAAAAGTTTACCAAAGATGAAAAAATAGAACTTTTTAAATCTTTATTTGTTGCACGATTTGATATTTATGCTAAGAAATGGATAAGTCGTGATGGAACAAAACAGGGCTTTTATCCTGTAACTGCTACTTTTCAAGCAGAAGATTATCTTCCTTTGACAAATAAAGAGATTGAAGAGCATTTAAGAGGAAATGTTTTTTTAGCAACTTATTGTATAAATCAAAACAATATGTCAAAATTTATTGTTTTTGAAATAGCTGATGAAGATAAATTTAAACTACAGATTGCATTAAACTCTTTAAATATAAAGGCTTATTATGAACTTAGTTCTTATAATTCTTTATTTGTTTGGATATTTTTACAAGAAGAGATTTCCTCTAAAATAGCTTTTAATTTTGCATTATATCTTTTGAAAAAAGCAAATATAAGTTCTAAAACTTACCCAAATAAAGAGTTTGCAACAAAAGAGAGTCTAGGAAATAGCATAGAATTACCTTTACATTTAAAACATAGAGATAAAAATAGAACAGTTTTTATAGATGTAAATACAAATAAAATTTATGAAGACCAATGGAGTGTTTTGGCTAATGTTTCAAAGGTTTCAAAACAAATCATTTCTAATTTTGCAGATATTCCAAACTCTGTGAGTATTGAAAAGAGTCAAAAAAAGATAGATTTTCCATTACAAACTATAGAGATTATTTTAGAAGATTATATCTATATCCCAACTCTTAAATTATCAAAATCATTGATTAGTAAATTAAAATCTTTTGCAACTTTTGAAAATCCTCAAATAAAAATTTTATTATCTTTGAGAAAACCGCTTTTTAATACTCCAAAATATATCAGGTCGTTTGAAGAGAATGAAAATTATTTGATGCTTCCAAGAGGTTTAAAGCAAACAATAGAAGATTTTTTTAATGAGTTTGCTGTTAAATACTCATTTATTGATAAAAGAGTTTATAATCAAATTGAAACAAAAAAAGTAACTTTTAATTTAAGACCTGAGCAAAATGATGCAATAAAAGAGATAAAAAAAAGTGATTACTCTATTTGTGTTGCGCCTCCTGGATTTGGAAAAACACTACTAGGAGCTAAAATATTTGAAATAAGAGTTTGTAATACTTTGATAGTTGTAAATAAAAATATGCTTTTAAATCAATGGATTGAAAGATTTGTGGATTATTTTGGATATTCAAAAAAAGATATTGGATATTTAGGAAAAGGACATAATAAATTAAATGGAATAATAGATGTAGCAACTATGCAAAGTTTAAAGAATGATTCAAAAATCATAGAAAACTACTCTTTTGTAATTGTTGATGAGTGCCATCATATTCCAGCTTTGACTTTTGAGCAAATTATTAAAAGTTTTAAAGGAAGATATATTTTAGGTTTAAGTGCAACTCCAAATAGAAAAGATGAATTGCAACCTATTTTATATCAGCAATTAGGTGAGATTTCTTATGAGTATAAAAAGAAAAGAACACACACAAATAAACTACAAATAATCAGAACAGAGTTTGTGAGTAATGCTGATAACTATGCTACAATCATAAACGAATTGTGTTTAGATGAAAATAGAAATAATTTAATAATAGATGCAATAAAAACAAATATTCAAAGAAAAATTTTAGTTTTAACAGATAGAATAGAACATATAAATATTTTGGAAAATTTATTACAAAAGCAAAATATTGATTATATTTGTGTTCATGGAAGTCAAAATAAAAAAGAACAAGTGGAAAATATGGCATTAGTAAAAACAAAATCTTTGATTCTTGCAACAACTTCATATTTTGGAGAGGGTATTGATTTTCCACATTTAAATACTATTATGTTTGTAACCCCTATTTCATATTATGGAAGATTGATTCAATATTTAGGAAGAATAGGACGAGGAAATCAAGAGTGTTTAGCTATAGATTTTTTAGATTCAAAAAATGCTATGTTAAATTCAGCTTATAAAAAAAGGCTTGAAGGTTATAAGCAGATGCATTATAAATAA
- a CDS encoding rhodanese-like domain-containing protein yields the protein MKLSKILFSVSLIASSVFASEFLTYDKLSKVLKEEAKKSGNYATTEEVKKALTEKNWAVVDVRTAEEWAAGFIKGTQRVGREAPEKALEGIVLDDDDKFVKDNLIVVCNTASRASIEAETFRKMGFKTVKIYDMHKWIDECNPVTTKYSDAEDKTGTKNKFGAYYAEHCKK from the coding sequence ATGAAACTTTCAAAAATTCTTTTTTCAGTTAGCTTAATAGCTAGTTCTGTTTTTGCATCTGAATTTTTAACTTATGATAAATTATCAAAAGTTTTAAAAGAAGAAGCAAAAAAATCTGGTAATTACGCAACAACAGAAGAAGTAAAAAAAGCTTTAACTGAAAAAAATTGGGCAGTTGTTGATGTAAGAACAGCAGAAGAGTGGGCAGCTGGATTTATAAAAGGTACTCAAAGAGTTGGAAGAGAAGCACCTGAAAAAGCTTTAGAAGGAATAGTTTTAGATGACGATGATAAATTTGTAAAAGATAATTTGATTGTTGTTTGTAATACAGCTTCAAGAGCTTCTATTGAAGCTGAAACTTTTAGAAAAATGGGATTTAAAACAGTTAAGATTTATGATATGCACAAATGGATTGATGAGTGTAATCCTGTAACTACAAAATATAGTGATGCAGAAGATAAAACAGGAACAAAAAACAAATTTGGTGCTTATTACGCTGAACATTGTAAAAAATAG
- a CDS encoding GNAT family N-acyltransferase, with amino-acid sequence MIDIQKEIEKKFPKIKEKENFLKKSLFKIAKKIVHEDSINQFLSQNSHLKGFEFVDAVLDYFDFDYTISSNDLQNIPTSGKVVIIANHPLGGLDALCLLRLISTVRKDVKIVANDFLAGFEALNSLTIMIDNYKIKQAKTDIKKIYDSLNKEEAVIIFPAGEVSRATTKGIKDPSWNRGFLNFAQNTNAPILPIFLDAKNSKTFYTISIINKTFSTLLLSHEMFNKKSKRINIKIGRIIPNENIVPKGIDKKFLLNLYKKHLYSLKKGKKSFFETQSAIAHPVSRIDLLNELKKSKLIGQTADGKKIYLYDYVEDSIVLKELGRLREISFRKVGEGVNKKRDTDKYDIYYQHIILWDENELEIVGSYRIGNSDFIFKNIGVKGFYSNNLFKYNEDFMPYLQNSIELGRSFVQPKYWGTRALDYLWFGIGAYLKNNPNIKYMFGPVSLSASFPNVAKDLIVFYYSHYFSNPLTLVEAKNPYHYSNNINEIKELFDLNDKAKDFKFLKSTLSNIGLSIPTLYKQYSEITVDGGIKFLDFNIDKNFGDCIDSFILVEVDKIKDSARKRYIEKE; translated from the coding sequence ACCAATTTTTATCACAAAATTCTCACTTAAAAGGTTTTGAATTTGTTGATGCTGTGTTGGATTATTTTGATTTTGATTATACTATTTCAAGCAATGATTTACAAAATATTCCAACATCAGGAAAAGTTGTAATAATTGCAAATCATCCTTTAGGAGGATTAGATGCTTTATGTTTATTAAGACTTATTTCAACTGTTCGAAAGGACGTAAAAATAGTTGCAAATGATTTTTTAGCAGGTTTTGAAGCCTTAAATTCTTTAACTATTATGATTGACAATTACAAAATAAAACAAGCTAAAACTGATATAAAAAAGATATATGATTCTTTAAACAAAGAAGAGGCTGTTATTATTTTTCCAGCAGGAGAAGTTAGTCGTGCAACAACAAAAGGAATAAAAGATCCTTCATGGAATAGAGGTTTTTTAAACTTTGCACAAAACACAAATGCACCCATCTTACCAATATTTTTAGATGCCAAAAATTCTAAAACTTTTTATACAATCTCTATTATTAATAAAACTTTTTCAACTTTACTTTTATCACATGAAATGTTTAATAAAAAATCAAAAAGAATAAATATAAAAATAGGAAGAATCATTCCAAATGAAAATATTGTTCCTAAAGGTATAGATAAGAAATTTTTATTAAATTTATACAAAAAACATCTTTATTCTTTAAAAAAAGGTAAAAAATCTTTTTTTGAAACACAAAGTGCAATAGCTCATCCTGTAAGCCGAATTGATTTATTAAATGAATTAAAAAAATCAAAACTAATAGGTCAAACAGCTGATGGAAAAAAAATCTATTTATATGATTATGTTGAAGACTCTATAGTTTTAAAAGAGCTTGGAAGATTAAGAGAAATCTCTTTTAGAAAAGTTGGAGAAGGTGTAAACAAAAAAAGAGATACGGATAAATACGATATTTACTATCAACATATAATTTTGTGGGATGAAAATGAACTTGAAATTGTAGGTTCATATAGAATAGGAAATTCTGATTTTATTTTTAAAAATATTGGAGTAAAAGGTTTCTATTCAAATAATTTATTTAAATACAACGAAGATTTTATGCCTTATTTACAAAACTCTATAGAACTAGGAAGAAGTTTTGTTCAGCCAAAATATTGGGGAACTAGAGCTTTGGATTATTTGTGGTTTGGAATAGGTGCTTATTTAAAAAATAACCCAAATATAAAATATATGTTTGGACCTGTTTCTTTAAGTGCTTCTTTTCCAAATGTGGCAAAAGATTTAATTGTTTTTTATTATTCACACTATTTTAGTAATCCATTAACTTTAGTTGAAGCTAAAAATCCTTATCACTATTCAAACAACATAAATGAAATAAAAGAACTTTTTGATTTAAATGATAAGGCAAAAGATTTTAAATTTCTTAAATCTACCCTATCAAACATAGGTTTATCAATTCCTACTTTGTACAAACAATATAGTGAAATTACAGTTGATGGTGGTATAAAATTTTTAGATTTTAATATTGACAAAAACTTTGGTGATTGTATAGATAGTTTTATTTTAGTTGAAGTAGATAAGATAAAAGATAGTGCAAGAAAAAGATATATAGAAAAAGAGTAG
- a CDS encoding cation:proton antiporter, producing the protein MLGIIVATTLIALILNLLLKRIHLPTIIGYILTGTIIAYVFNLHNAVDNHELREIGEFGVVFLMFTIGLEFSLNHLKKMRREVFLTGSLQILVTALFVFLISRYVIGLEVQTSLIVGMALSLSSTAIVLKTFNETKEITKPHGRRVLGILIMQDIAVIPILLMISFFSMKGDASLTYTIGKTVLAAIVLLSLLYFAGKYLLEPFLRYVSSTRSDELFVASVLLLAVGSAYLAYYFGFSYSLGAFIAGMMIAETKFKHQVEADLIPFRNILLGIFFITVGMQINFKVIYDYAWIIAILLPVVMGLKFAVIYALVRYEDNKRVAFKTALSLIQIGEFSLAILELARSQSLIDTTYSQILIVTIVISMILTPIILKNLSKAAAKLIPEDVMMITNTHNVSEDTENHVIVLGYGRFGQAIVEELKAFGQKYVILEHNVKFYQIGKDRGEPIVFGNAAQRHILNSLNITKSSAVIVAVNNPEVLYLICEAVRELTLNSKTIVTVTTETEKEHLRGLNLEHIVVATNQIAKAVVDEVMYCRLDNN; encoded by the coding sequence ATGTTAGGGATAATTGTCGCAACAACATTAATTGCGTTAATTTTAAATTTATTACTTAAAAGAATACATTTACCTACGATTATAGGATATATTTTAACAGGTACAATTATTGCATATGTATTTAATTTACATAATGCAGTTGATAATCATGAGCTTAGAGAAATAGGTGAATTTGGTGTAGTTTTTTTAATGTTTACTATTGGATTGGAATTTTCTTTAAATCACTTAAAAAAGATGAGAAGAGAAGTTTTTCTAACAGGTAGTTTACAGATTTTAGTCACAGCTTTATTTGTATTTTTAATCTCAAGATATGTAATTGGACTTGAAGTTCAAACTTCTTTAATTGTTGGAATGGCATTGTCTTTATCTTCAACAGCTATTGTTTTAAAAACATTTAATGAAACAAAAGAGATAACAAAACCTCATGGAAGAAGAGTTCTTGGTATTTTGATTATGCAAGATATCGCAGTTATTCCAATTCTTCTTATGATTTCATTTTTCTCTATGAAAGGTGATGCTTCATTAACTTATACAATAGGAAAAACTGTATTAGCAGCGATAGTTTTATTATCTTTATTATATTTTGCAGGTAAATATCTATTAGAACCATTTTTGAGATATGTTTCATCAACAAGATCAGATGAATTGTTTGTAGCCTCTGTTTTACTTTTAGCTGTTGGATCTGCTTATTTGGCTTATTATTTCGGATTTTCATACTCTTTAGGAGCATTTATTGCTGGTATGATGATTGCTGAAACAAAATTTAAACATCAAGTAGAAGCGGATTTAATTCCTTTTAGAAATATTCTATTGGGAATTTTCTTTATAACGGTTGGTATGCAGATTAATTTTAAAGTAATTTACGATTATGCTTGGATAATTGCTATTTTATTACCTGTTGTTATGGGATTGAAATTTGCAGTTATTTATGCTCTTGTAAGATATGAAGATAATAAAAGAGTTGCTTTTAAAACAGCTTTATCTTTGATTCAAATAGGGGAATTTTCACTGGCAATTTTAGAACTTGCAAGAAGCCAAAGTCTAATAGATACAACATATTCTCAAATTTTAATCGTAACAATTGTAATTTCAATGATTTTAACTCCAATTATTCTAAAAAATCTTTCAAAAGCAGCAGCAAAATTAATTCCTGAAGATGTAATGATGATTACAAATACACATAATGTTTCAGAAGATACAGAAAATCACGTTATTGTTTTAGGATATGGAAGATTTGGACAAGCAATAGTTGAAGAATTAAAAGCCTTTGGACAAAAATATGTTATTTTAGAACATAATGTTAAGTTTTATCAAATAGGAAAAGATAGAGGTGAACCTATTGTATTTGGGAATGCTGCTCAAAGACATATATTAAATTCATTAAATATCACCAAATCATCTGCTGTTATAGTTGCTGTTAATAATCCTGAAGTATTATATTTGATTTGTGAGGCTGTAAGAGAACTTACACTTAATAGTAAAACAATTGTAACAGTTACAACGGAAACAGAAAAAGAACATTTAAGAGGTTTAAATTTGGAGCATATTGTAGTTGCTACAAATCAAATAGCAAAAGCTGTTGTTGATGAAGTAATGTATTGCAGATTGGATAATAATTAA